The following are encoded together in the Capsulimonas corticalis genome:
- the nirB gene encoding nitrite reductase large subunit NirB, which produces MNTKQKLVVIGNGMAGARTVEDILARGGAEQFEIAMFGDEPYGNYNRILLSNVLNGSQDAKEIFLNPLEWYYENNVSLHAGVRIAEIDRAAKCVIDTNGVATSYDKLIIATGSRAFVPPVKGLRNEDGSEKHGVYVFRTIDDCHKIAGYATKCARAAVIGGGLLGLEAARGLINYGVEVHVVHLGAHLMENQLDAPAGAILRNTMEKMGVHVHLQKSTTAILGEDSVTGLAFADGEELACDMVVISAGIRPNSEIGRECGLTVERAIVTDDQMRSVDDPDIFVVGECAQHRGRVYGLVAPLWEQGRVLADVLTGANPRAEYHGSKLATKLKVMGVELASMGVTEPSLPTDEVLHFAEPKKGIYKKLIVRDDQLIGAILLGDASKAAPLMQHFDHGTNLPEDRTSLLFDLGGPPATASLLEMPDATQVCNCNGVSKGQIRKCVESGKRSLKMVMESTRAGMGCGSCKALVKDVVEWVCDGQIEEDPSVHYYVPGVPLAKPELVAAIKEQELKSVSAIFEALAGGAEEVGSKMGLSSLLSTIWGADYEEQRDARFINDRVHANIQKDGTFSVVPQIRGGVTNSDQLRKIADAADKYNVPMVKITGGQRIDLVGVRKEDLPKMWKDLGMPSGHAYGKSFRTVKTCIGTELCRFGVGDSTALGIAIEARFAGIESPGKMKLATAGCPRNCSEAMVKDVGAVAVEGGKWEIYVGGAAGAHVRKGDLLCVCESHEEVLLIMGRFMQYYRENAKWLERTYGFVPRVGIDKIRDIVVNDSEGIAERLDAAMQKSVDDYVDPWKEADQPVSPNQFVTTLPMVTA; this is translated from the coding sequence ATGAACACCAAGCAGAAATTAGTTGTGATCGGGAACGGCATGGCCGGGGCGCGCACGGTTGAGGACATACTGGCCCGTGGGGGCGCGGAGCAGTTCGAGATCGCGATGTTCGGCGATGAGCCGTACGGCAACTACAACCGCATTCTTCTTTCCAATGTTTTGAACGGCTCGCAGGACGCCAAAGAGATCTTTCTCAATCCTCTGGAGTGGTACTACGAGAACAATGTCTCCCTGCACGCCGGCGTTCGCATCGCCGAGATCGACCGGGCGGCGAAGTGCGTGATCGACACCAACGGCGTCGCCACTTCCTATGACAAGCTGATCATCGCGACCGGCAGCCGCGCCTTCGTGCCTCCGGTGAAGGGCCTCCGGAATGAGGATGGCTCCGAGAAGCATGGCGTCTATGTCTTCCGCACGATCGACGACTGCCATAAGATCGCCGGCTACGCCACCAAGTGCGCCCGGGCGGCGGTCATCGGCGGCGGTCTGCTGGGTCTGGAGGCCGCGCGCGGCCTGATCAACTACGGCGTCGAAGTCCATGTCGTCCATCTGGGCGCTCACCTGATGGAGAATCAGCTGGATGCGCCCGCCGGAGCCATTCTGCGCAATACGATGGAGAAGATGGGCGTTCATGTCCATCTGCAAAAATCCACCACGGCGATTTTGGGCGAGGACAGCGTGACGGGCCTCGCGTTCGCGGACGGCGAGGAGCTGGCCTGCGATATGGTCGTCATCTCCGCCGGCATCCGCCCGAACTCCGAGATTGGCCGCGAGTGCGGCCTGACCGTCGAGCGGGCGATCGTGACCGACGATCAGATGCGCTCGGTGGACGATCCGGATATCTTCGTGGTCGGCGAGTGCGCGCAGCACCGGGGCCGCGTGTACGGCCTGGTCGCGCCGCTCTGGGAACAGGGGCGCGTGCTGGCCGATGTGCTGACCGGCGCCAATCCGAGGGCTGAGTACCACGGATCCAAGCTTGCGACGAAGCTCAAGGTCATGGGCGTCGAGCTGGCGTCGATGGGCGTCACCGAGCCGTCGCTGCCGACGGATGAAGTCCTGCACTTCGCCGAGCCGAAGAAGGGGATCTACAAGAAGCTGATCGTGCGTGACGACCAATTGATCGGCGCCATCCTGCTGGGCGACGCCTCCAAGGCCGCGCCATTAATGCAGCACTTCGACCATGGGACGAACCTGCCTGAAGATCGCACGTCCCTGCTGTTCGATCTGGGCGGACCGCCGGCGACGGCTTCTCTGCTGGAGATGCCGGACGCGACGCAGGTCTGTAACTGCAACGGCGTCAGCAAGGGCCAGATCCGCAAATGCGTCGAAAGCGGCAAGCGCTCGCTCAAAATGGTGATGGAATCGACCCGCGCCGGCATGGGCTGCGGCTCCTGCAAGGCGCTGGTCAAGGATGTCGTCGAGTGGGTCTGCGACGGGCAGATCGAGGAAGATCCCTCCGTTCATTACTATGTTCCCGGCGTTCCGCTGGCGAAGCCCGAACTGGTCGCGGCGATCAAAGAACAGGAACTTAAGAGCGTCTCGGCCATTTTTGAGGCGCTGGCGGGCGGCGCGGAGGAAGTCGGCAGCAAGATGGGCCTCTCCTCGCTGCTGAGCACGATCTGGGGCGCGGACTACGAGGAGCAGCGCGACGCCCGGTTCATCAACGACCGCGTGCACGCCAATATCCAGAAGGACGGCACCTTCTCCGTCGTTCCCCAGATCCGGGGCGGCGTGACGAACTCCGACCAGCTGCGCAAGATCGCCGACGCCGCCGACAAGTACAATGTCCCGATGGTCAAGATCACCGGCGGCCAGCGCATCGACCTCGTCGGTGTGCGCAAGGAAGACCTGCCGAAGATGTGGAAGGATCTGGGGATGCCCTCCGGCCACGCCTACGGCAAATCATTCCGCACGGTCAAGACCTGTATCGGCACGGAGCTGTGCCGCTTCGGCGTCGGCGACAGCACGGCGCTTGGCATCGCCATTGAGGCGCGCTTCGCCGGCATCGAAAGCCCGGGCAAGATGAAGCTGGCGACGGCCGGCTGCCCGCGCAACTGTTCGGAGGCGATGGTCAAGGATGTGGGCGCGGTGGCGGTCGAGGGCGGCAAGTGGGAGATCTACGTGGGCGGCGCCGCCGGCGCGCATGTCCGCAAGGGCGACCTTCTCTGCGTCTGCGAGAGTCACGAGGAAGTCTTATTGATCATGGGGCGCTTCATGCAGTATTACCGCGAGAACGCCAAATGGCTGGAGCGCACCTACGGCTTTGTCCCGCGTGTCGGCATCGATAAGATCCGCGACATCGTGGTGAACGACAGCGAGGGAATCGCCGAGCGCCTGGACGCCGCGATGCAGAAGTCCGTGGACGACTATGTCGATCCCTGGAAGGAAGCCGATCAGCCCGTTTCGCCCAACCAATTCGTCACGACCCTGCCGATGGTGACCGCGTAA
- a CDS encoding molybdopterin oxidoreductase, whose amino-acid sequence MYSQPRLLQGVYTFQGHGYQNPTLLSSELTYTVPIGKRVQPVYLRAGNSTSAMVYLALMRDGKPMRLFPIGAKGDMHVALAVIEDLTAGTVLEVFVAGPEETAGVIVVDLGLVEI is encoded by the coding sequence ATGTATTCCCAGCCACGCCTGCTGCAAGGCGTTTACACTTTCCAGGGCCATGGCTATCAGAATCCGACGCTGCTGAGCAGCGAGCTGACTTATACCGTCCCGATAGGCAAGCGTGTCCAGCCGGTGTATCTGCGCGCCGGAAACTCGACATCCGCCATGGTCTATCTGGCCCTCATGCGTGACGGCAAGCCGATGCGCCTGTTCCCCATCGGCGCGAAGGGCGACATGCATGTGGCGCTCGCGGTGATTGAGGACCTGACGGCAGGAACCGTGCTGGAGGTGTTTGTCGCCGGGCCAGAGGAGACGGCGGGCGTGATTGTCGTCGATCTGGGTCTTGTGGAAATTTAA
- a CDS encoding nitrate/nitrite transporter — MPFIMTDPSLTGQNLRITPTAQVQTGEQYTMLIKGPQTVKQNPKLKADQPKNVYNLLIKPGDPSIATKASVKPVEKFVLDNANPATIAAANAQSKLIHIDLAPGAHGNPNENVIALKPAAALAKAGKTFQPIANGYPASTKLLLVGIPLLAAGFWRILLGVLADRFGSKRVGVASMFFTLLPLIVGFQMATSYNSLVFVAFFLGLAGASFAVALPLASRWYPPHLQGLAMGIAGAGNSGTVLATLFAPMLAKAYGWHEVFGLLMIPVGIVLVTFAVLAKDPPSQVRPARAADYAAVLAKPDAWYFCMLYFVTFGGFVGMSSFFNTFFVDQYDAPKATVGLWTAPFIMAGSLVRPIGGALADRLGGVRMLTVLYATVILMAIGVGLAINTFPVAEVLLFVMMAALGMGNGSVFQLVPQRFKKEIGVMTGLVGAAGGVGGYYLNFALGHLHDITGTYASGFYAFAAIAVVAFVVLRSVAPGWTKSWLGAGGVAHGAPAAASAPAQERVLAGAEVA, encoded by the coding sequence ATGCCCTTCATCATGACCGACCCGTCCCTCACCGGCCAGAACCTGCGCATCACGCCCACCGCCCAGGTCCAGACCGGCGAGCAGTATACGATGCTGATCAAGGGACCGCAGACCGTCAAGCAGAACCCCAAGCTCAAAGCCGACCAGCCCAAGAACGTTTACAACCTGCTGATCAAGCCCGGCGATCCGAGCATCGCCACCAAGGCGAGCGTCAAGCCCGTCGAGAAGTTCGTGCTGGACAACGCCAATCCGGCGACCATCGCCGCCGCGAACGCGCAGTCCAAGCTGATCCACATCGATCTTGCTCCCGGCGCGCACGGCAATCCGAATGAGAACGTGATCGCGCTCAAGCCCGCCGCCGCGCTGGCGAAGGCCGGCAAGACGTTCCAGCCGATCGCGAACGGTTATCCGGCCTCCACCAAGCTGCTGCTGGTGGGCATCCCGCTGCTCGCGGCGGGCTTCTGGCGTATTCTGCTCGGCGTGCTCGCGGACCGGTTCGGTTCCAAGCGCGTCGGCGTCGCGTCGATGTTCTTCACGCTGCTGCCGCTGATCGTCGGTTTTCAGATGGCGACCTCGTACAACTCACTCGTGTTTGTCGCGTTCTTCCTGGGACTGGCGGGCGCATCGTTCGCCGTCGCGCTGCCGCTGGCTTCGCGCTGGTATCCGCCTCACCTTCAGGGCCTTGCGATGGGCATCGCCGGCGCTGGAAACTCCGGCACGGTTCTCGCCACGCTGTTCGCGCCGATGCTCGCCAAAGCGTATGGCTGGCATGAAGTCTTCGGTCTGCTGATGATCCCCGTCGGCATCGTGCTCGTGACCTTCGCCGTGCTCGCCAAGGATCCCCCGAGCCAGGTCCGCCCGGCCCGCGCCGCCGATTACGCGGCGGTTCTGGCGAAGCCCGACGCCTGGTACTTCTGCATGCTGTACTTTGTGACGTTCGGCGGTTTTGTCGGAATGTCCAGCTTCTTCAACACGTTCTTCGTCGATCAGTACGACGCGCCGAAGGCGACGGTCGGTCTCTGGACCGCTCCGTTCATCATGGCCGGCTCCCTCGTCCGCCCCATCGGCGGCGCGCTGGCGGACCGCCTGGGCGGCGTCCGGATGCTCACGGTCCTCTATGCGACCGTGATCTTGATGGCGATCGGCGTGGGCCTGGCGATCAATACCTTCCCGGTGGCGGAGGTTCTGCTCTTCGTGATGATGGCGGCGCTCGGCATGGGCAACGGCTCGGTCTTCCAGCTCGTCCCGCAGCGCTTCAAGAAAGAGATCGGCGTCATGACCGGCCTGGTCGGCGCGGCGGGCGGCGTCGGCGGCTACTACCTGAACTTCGCCCTCGGCCACCTGCATGACATCACCGGCACCTACGCCTCGGGCTTCTACGCCTTCGCCGCCATCGCCGTGGTCGCCTTCGTCGTCCTGCGCTCCGTCGCTCCCGGCTGGACCAAAAGCTGGCTCGGCGCTGGCGGCGTCGCTCACGGCGCTCCCGCCGCGGCTTCCGCTCCGGCCCAAGAGCGCGTCCTGGCGGGCGCCGAAGTCGCATAA